A genomic stretch from Candidatus Melainabacteria bacterium includes:
- a CDS encoding tetratricopeptide repeat protein, which translates to MQNPTIRNVAKISIAVLTVSLIATTEAFATADEDCYEAVIRGRQLVAKNDLVGALQTFRTAQRIQPVDSRPYFWIGYCLERSGDLNGAVKAYADCLNSAKMHGMDSAELRVDLGNTLCRLNYYKEAIFDYKRALVIDPSLTVAHIGLLRTYIETKDWPAANREFDYCTTHSITSPEIDYLRALALTAQGAKAEALAQIQTFISSNQRTLQNTAVMEKARALEAELKRP; encoded by the coding sequence ATGCAAAACCCGACAATACGGAACGTCGCTAAGATATCGATTGCAGTCCTCACCGTCAGCTTGATCGCAACAACAGAAGCTTTCGCCACCGCAGACGAAGATTGTTACGAGGCAGTCATTCGCGGACGGCAACTAGTCGCAAAAAACGACCTGGTCGGCGCCCTGCAAACATTTCGCACCGCCCAGCGCATACAACCAGTCGACAGTAGACCTTATTTCTGGATTGGCTATTGCCTGGAGCGCAGCGGCGATTTAAACGGTGCAGTCAAGGCCTACGCCGACTGCCTCAACTCAGCAAAAATGCACGGCATGGACTCAGCCGAACTGCGCGTTGATCTTGGCAATACGCTCTGCCGTTTGAATTACTATAAAGAAGCGATTTTCGACTACAAAAGAGCACTGGTCATCGATCCGAGTTTGACTGTTGCTCACATCGGCCTGCTTAGAACTTATATTGAAACGAAAGACTGGCCCGCTGCCAATCGCGAATTCGACTATTGCACAACCCACTCGATTACAAGTCCTGAAATCGACTATTTGCGCGCTCTTGCACTGACGGCGCAAGGAGCAAAAGCAGAGGCGCTGGCGCAGATCCAAACTTTCATAAGCTCTAATCAAAGAACATTACAAAATACGGCGGTCATGGAAAAAGCTCGAGCCCTTGAAGCAGAGCTGAAACGACCGTAG
- the aspA gene encoding aspartate ammonia-lyase (catalyzes the formation of fumarate from aspartate), producing the protein MVNKKLDLRVERDSLGDVQIPVGAYWGAQTARTKEHCAVSGLSTHRKLIEALVLVKKAAAITNGELNAIETAASRAITQTCDEIASGQWKEQFVADAFHWGAGEGLNANVNEVLANRGAEIVGGSVGTYDFLDPNTHVNFGHCNNDVYPTAMRIALLLSLKQLEPTLVDLERLLRRKSLEFDRVVKVGRTHLQDCSPVTLGQEFNAYGSSVERSVRRIKESSQNLLELNLGSAETGTGYGADPNLSKKMIERLSQMTNLRLRQAEDLFRVSQSMSDFLDFSSSLRGLAVDLIKICNDLKLLSSGPGGGFGEISLPPIQPQPTALRPGHWPEKTLPHLPECLIMACYQVLGNDYTIALAAQSGQLESNSMTPLIIHNLLQSVDLLRNAIHPFNQKCLAGVSANTGRCNELLDKSGIRHKEM; encoded by the coding sequence ATGGTCAACAAGAAACTGGACCTGAGAGTTGAACGTGACAGCCTTGGCGACGTACAAATTCCAGTTGGAGCCTACTGGGGTGCTCAAACGGCACGAACGAAAGAACATTGTGCTGTCAGCGGTCTGTCTACACATCGAAAGTTAATTGAAGCCCTTGTGCTCGTAAAAAAAGCGGCTGCCATCACCAATGGTGAACTGAATGCAATAGAGACAGCAGCCAGCAGAGCGATTACCCAAACTTGCGATGAAATTGCCAGCGGGCAGTGGAAAGAACAATTCGTCGCAGATGCCTTTCACTGGGGCGCCGGTGAAGGACTGAACGCAAACGTGAATGAGGTTTTGGCCAACCGCGGAGCTGAAATCGTGGGTGGCAGCGTCGGCACTTATGATTTCCTCGATCCAAACACGCACGTAAATTTTGGGCATTGCAACAACGATGTCTACCCGACAGCTATGCGCATTGCTCTTCTGCTAAGCTTGAAACAGTTGGAGCCGACACTGGTCGACCTGGAAAGATTGCTGCGGAGAAAGTCGCTGGAGTTCGACCGTGTCGTGAAAGTCGGCCGAACACATCTGCAAGATTGCTCGCCGGTAACACTCGGACAGGAGTTCAATGCTTACGGCTCCTCGGTAGAGCGCTCCGTAAGGCGCATTAAGGAATCGAGCCAGAACTTGCTCGAGCTTAATTTAGGAAGCGCCGAGACCGGCACCGGATATGGTGCAGATCCAAATTTAAGCAAAAAAATGATCGAGCGTCTTTCGCAAATGACAAATCTGCGTTTGCGGCAGGCGGAAGATCTTTTCCGCGTCAGCCAGAGCATGTCTGACTTTCTCGACTTCTCGTCATCCCTGCGCGGACTGGCAGTTGACCTGATCAAGATATGCAACGACTTAAAATTGCTTTCCTCGGGTCCTGGTGGCGGATTTGGTGAAATTTCTCTGCCGCCGATTCAACCGCAACCAACAGCGCTGCGTCCCGGACACTGGCCCGAGAAGACACTGCCGCACTTGCCGGAATGCCTGATAATGGCTTGCTATCAAGTTCTCGGCAACGACTACACAATTGCGCTGGCAGCACAATCAGGGCAGTTAGAATCAAATTCAATGACGCCTTTGATAATCCATAATCTGCTGCAGTCAGTCGATCTTTTAAGAAACGCCATACATCCCTTCAATCAAAAATGCCTGGCCGGAGTCTCAGCCAATACGGGCAGGTGCAACGAACTGCTAGATAAGAGCGGAATCAGACATAAAGAAATGTGA
- a CDS encoding thymidine kinase translates to MLTGYRFEMIVGCMRSGKSSELIRRIERARLAYLPTIIVRPTMDTRSKPNFVESRNGLASQAISVDTPRDILKYSSQAVVIGIDECQFFSDDIIDVVQILLSQKKKLIASGLDLDYKGKPFGPVPNLLAIADRVDKLLAVCRKCGSDFACRTQRLVHSSEQILVGDAQYEARCLHCFEAPYEFQLKLSLPEEALQPEIRNERTNSPQLSLVEDFGPTDDLRSDIIPMVNINQR, encoded by the coding sequence ATGCTAACTGGATATCGATTCGAAATGATTGTCGGCTGTATGAGGTCCGGCAAATCCAGCGAATTGATTCGTCGCATCGAACGCGCCAGACTGGCCTACTTACCGACCATCATCGTACGTCCGACGATGGATACCAGATCTAAACCAAATTTCGTGGAATCCAGAAATGGGTTAGCCTCTCAGGCAATCTCAGTCGATACGCCACGCGACATCCTCAAGTATTCATCTCAAGCCGTCGTTATAGGTATAGATGAATGCCAATTTTTCTCCGATGACATTATTGATGTAGTGCAAATTCTGCTCAGCCAGAAAAAGAAACTGATTGCCTCTGGTCTCGACCTCGACTACAAAGGCAAACCATTCGGACCAGTTCCCAATTTATTGGCAATAGCAGACCGGGTCGACAAGCTTCTGGCAGTCTGCAGGAAGTGCGGGTCTGATTTCGCCTGCCGCACCCAGCGCCTGGTCCATTCCAGCGAACAAATATTAGTAGGCGACGCTCAGTATGAAGCACGCTGCTTGCACTGCTTTGAAGCTCCTTACGAATTCCAACTAAAGCTCAGCCTGCCAGAGGAAGCTCTGCAACCAGAAATTAGAAACGAGCGCACGAACTCTCCACAACTGTCGCTCGTCGAGGATTTTGGACCAACAGATGATCTCAGGTCCGATATTATCCCCATGGTTAATATAAATCAGCGCTAA
- a CDS encoding acetyl-CoA C-acetyltransferase: MSGDLVIVNGARTAFGAFGGGLAGLSATDLAVAASKEAISRSGVDPEAVDQVIMGNVLQTSKDAIYLARHVALRSGLKTETPGLIINLLCGSGMQAVANAEMLIDAGHAEVVLAGGTDSLSQTPYISWGTRWGGRMGKMELWDGLDIRDTYAGCSMGETAENLREKFNISREEQDKFALESQQKAKVAMDKGHLREEIVPIEIKEKKGVKTVLQDEHARPDTTLEGLAKLKPAFRKDGTVTAGNACGIVDGAAALVVTKAKTAEKLNLKPLTRVVSWAVTGVPPEIMGIGPVPAIPLALERAKLTLDQMDLIEINEAFAAQYLACEKELKLDRSKVNVNGGAIAIGHPFGATGARLLLSTSLELHRRKARYSIVSACVGGGMGIAMILERV, encoded by the coding sequence ATGAGCGGCGATCTGGTTATCGTAAATGGCGCCCGTACGGCGTTTGGCGCATTTGGTGGTGGTCTGGCAGGTTTGAGCGCCACCGACCTGGCTGTCGCCGCTTCAAAGGAAGCCATAAGCAGATCGGGTGTCGACCCAGAGGCGGTCGATCAGGTGATCATGGGAAATGTTCTGCAGACGAGCAAAGATGCCATCTATTTAGCGCGGCATGTTGCCTTGCGGTCCGGTCTGAAGACCGAGACTCCGGGGCTTATTATCAACTTGCTATGTGGTTCGGGCATGCAAGCTGTGGCTAATGCTGAGATGCTCATCGATGCCGGTCACGCGGAAGTGGTCCTGGCCGGAGGCACAGATAGCCTGTCGCAGACACCATATATATCGTGGGGCACTCGCTGGGGCGGTCGCATGGGCAAGATGGAATTGTGGGATGGGCTTGATATTCGCGACACCTACGCCGGTTGCTCGATGGGCGAGACGGCTGAAAATCTGCGGGAAAAATTCAATATCAGTCGCGAGGAACAGGATAAATTCGCTCTGGAAAGCCAGCAGAAAGCAAAAGTAGCGATGGACAAAGGTCACTTGCGTGAAGAGATTGTGCCAATCGAGATCAAGGAAAAGAAAGGCGTCAAGACCGTTTTGCAAGATGAGCATGCCCGGCCCGATACCACTCTGGAGGGCTTAGCCAAACTGAAACCGGCTTTCCGAAAAGACGGAACTGTAACCGCCGGTAATGCCTGCGGTATTGTGGACGGTGCAGCAGCGTTAGTGGTGACAAAGGCTAAAACCGCTGAAAAATTGAATCTGAAACCTTTGACCAGAGTGGTGTCATGGGCGGTGACGGGTGTGCCGCCTGAGATCATGGGAATTGGTCCTGTACCAGCCATTCCACTTGCTCTTGAGCGGGCTAAGCTGACGCTCGATCAGATGGATTTGATTGAGATTAACGAAGCCTTTGCTGCTCAGTATCTGGCCTGCGAGAAAGAATTGAAATTGGATCGCAGCAAGGTGAATGTGAATGGTGGTGCCATTGCCATCGGACATCCTTTTGGTGCCACCGGTGCACGCTTGCTGCTCAGCACATCGCTTGAACTGCATCGCCGGAAGGCTCGCTATAGTATTGTCAGTGCGTGCGTAGGCGGTGGCATGGGCATCGCCATGATTCTGGAGCGCGTTTAG
- the ald gene encoding alanine dehydrogenase, giving the protein MAKVGVPKEILDNEYRVALTLAGTSALVADGNTVYIEKNAGVGSGITDEEYKAAGAKILPDAAAVFAEADLILKVKEPQAKEVSLLKKGQLLFTYLHLAAHPKLAEDLAKTGATCIAYETVQNDNGYLPLLTPMSEIAGRLATQIGANYLERPMGGRGVLLGGVPGVEPGEVVIIGGGIVGTNAAKIALGLGARVTIFDRSLERLRYLDDIFNGQLRTVFSVGHYLEQVLPTADLVIGAVLIPGKTAPRIITRNMVKKMKQGSVIVDVSVDQGGCIETIHSTTHSAPTYVEEGVLHYAVANIPGAVPWTSTRALTNATMPYALKLAKFGYQAVLDDPSLHRGVNIHQGEIVHAGVAEACGKVPVTA; this is encoded by the coding sequence TTGGCTAAGGTTGGAGTGCCAAAAGAAATTTTGGATAACGAGTACCGGGTCGCATTGACACTGGCTGGGACAAGCGCTCTCGTGGCAGACGGCAACACCGTCTACATTGAGAAAAATGCTGGTGTTGGCAGTGGTATCACCGATGAAGAATACAAAGCAGCCGGCGCAAAAATTTTGCCAGACGCTGCAGCTGTATTTGCTGAAGCAGACCTCATCCTGAAAGTTAAGGAGCCACAAGCAAAAGAAGTGTCGCTCCTTAAAAAGGGTCAATTGCTGTTCACATATTTGCACCTCGCCGCTCACCCGAAGTTGGCAGAGGACCTGGCAAAAACAGGCGCCACCTGTATCGCCTATGAAACTGTACAAAACGACAATGGCTATCTGCCTTTGCTCACCCCGATGAGTGAAATCGCCGGACGTCTGGCTACTCAAATTGGTGCGAACTACCTGGAGCGCCCAATGGGTGGTCGAGGAGTCTTGCTCGGTGGCGTTCCTGGTGTTGAACCTGGCGAAGTCGTCATCATCGGCGGCGGCATCGTTGGTACCAACGCTGCCAAAATCGCTCTGGGACTGGGCGCACGCGTGACAATCTTCGATCGTTCACTGGAAAGATTGCGCTATCTCGACGACATCTTCAACGGTCAACTGCGCACAGTATTCTCAGTCGGCCACTATCTGGAACAAGTACTGCCAACAGCAGACCTGGTCATCGGTGCCGTTTTGATTCCTGGTAAGACAGCTCCGAGAATCATCACGAGAAACATGGTCAAGAAGATGAAACAGGGCTCGGTCATCGTTGACGTCAGCGTTGACCAGGGCGGTTGCATCGAAACAATCCATTCCACAACACACTCAGCTCCAACCTATGTTGAAGAAGGTGTTCTCCACTATGCAGTAGCGAACATCCCGGGTGCTGTGCCATGGACATCGACCCGCGCCCTGACCAATGCCACCATGCCTTATGCTTTGAAGCTCGCCAAATTCGGCTACCAGGCTGTTTTGGATGATCCTTCACTGCATCGCGGTGTCAACATCCACCAGGGTGAAATCGTTCACGCCGGTGTTGCAGAAGCCTGCGGCAAAGTGCCAGTCACAGCCTGA
- a CDS encoding DUF4388 domain-containing protein produces MPKVRLLTQGKIWANRTTREILWSVMKYKKVAVGVLHVLGPHDTIEGEICILNGIFVVGGKLKNGKADGYAAIRTLLMLKDGKFEYLDYSEVDVPDLNQGLKIRLTQLINKLPDLPVSLEELMGANTLNRMRSFEAGQPPSEEALIDKDTFAQLQNWEARTMRLRAAAFWALFVVISGIAGLLYYFH; encoded by the coding sequence ATGCCGAAAGTTCGACTGCTAACTCAGGGAAAAATCTGGGCTAATCGCACGACGCGAGAGATTCTCTGGAGTGTGATGAAGTACAAGAAAGTCGCAGTCGGCGTTCTGCACGTGTTAGGACCGCACGACACGATAGAAGGCGAAATTTGCATTCTCAACGGAATTTTTGTAGTCGGCGGCAAACTGAAAAACGGCAAAGCTGATGGATACGCCGCCATCCGCACACTCCTTATGCTCAAAGACGGAAAGTTCGAATATCTCGACTACAGCGAAGTTGATGTGCCGGATCTTAACCAGGGCTTGAAGATTCGTTTAACTCAATTAATCAACAAGCTTCCAGATTTGCCAGTCAGCCTGGAAGAACTGATGGGAGCTAACACTCTCAATCGTATGCGCAGCTTCGAAGCAGGTCAGCCACCCAGTGAAGAAGCGCTCATCGACAAGGATACATTCGCTCAACTGCAAAACTGGGAAGCGAGAACCATGCGCTTGCGAGCAGCTGCATTCTGGGCATTGTTCGTAGTCATTTCCGGCATTGCCGGTCTGCTGTACTACTTTCACTGA
- the cpaB gene encoding Flp pilus assembly protein CpaB produces MKPLRSVFMGLTRIPPAVMIAGIVLLAFVVAWMVTTKINSGEQMYAEKQKELDAKYSAKVTVVYAIKDIPEGQTIPSEALEERQIEQSKMPEDAITSATLASGRVTKYGVAAGQIVSQHDLQAQGQSLSFDARLKTGFRAVTFAVDNNSGVAGFISPESHIDIIGMVGSGSDTRAKPILSDVEVIAVGQTYQRTTTNGTTTATPASSVTVAVTPEDTTKLIKAVLASKLYLSLRNSNDHTPVATVDVTQLYNSKNTAAVANMNFGVPAPPPAMPMEHHYEPGDEPDGPGPQLASAPAPERQNHQIEAWSGGKKDLITVPER; encoded by the coding sequence ATGAAACCACTACGCTCAGTCTTTATGGGCTTAACGCGAATCCCTCCCGCTGTCATGATTGCAGGTATCGTCCTGCTCGCCTTCGTGGTGGCATGGATGGTGACGACCAAGATCAATTCAGGCGAACAGATGTATGCCGAAAAGCAAAAGGAACTGGATGCCAAGTATTCAGCAAAGGTAACCGTCGTCTACGCAATCAAAGATATTCCTGAAGGCCAGACGATTCCTTCTGAAGCTCTGGAAGAGCGCCAAATCGAGCAGTCTAAAATGCCCGAGGATGCGATTACATCAGCGACACTGGCGAGCGGACGAGTCACCAAATATGGTGTCGCTGCCGGTCAGATCGTTTCGCAACATGACCTGCAAGCGCAAGGTCAAAGCCTTTCCTTCGATGCACGCTTGAAGACCGGTTTTCGCGCTGTTACTTTCGCCGTCGATAACAACAGTGGCGTTGCCGGTTTCATCAGTCCCGAAAGTCATATCGACATCATCGGTATGGTCGGCTCAGGGTCAGACACTCGTGCCAAACCAATTCTCTCCGACGTTGAAGTGATAGCAGTAGGGCAAACATACCAGCGCACTACGACTAACGGCACCACCACCGCCACCCCGGCCAGTTCAGTGACCGTTGCAGTGACTCCGGAAGACACAACCAAACTAATCAAAGCAGTTCTGGCAAGCAAGCTCTACCTGTCGCTTCGCAACAGCAACGACCACACACCAGTAGCCACTGTCGACGTGACCCAGCTGTACAACAGCAAGAACACGGCTGCTGTAGCTAACATGAACTTCGGCGTGCCGGCACCGCCGCCTGCAATGCCGATGGAACACCACTATGAGCCGGGCGACGAACCAGACGGTCCTGGTCCCCAACTGGCTTCAGCACCTGCACCGGAAAGACAAAATCACCAGATCGAAGCCTGGTCCGGTGGAAAGAAAGACCTGATCACCGTTCC